The Bacteriovorax sp. Seq25_V genome contains the following window.
AATTGTTCCAAAATTTGAATTCATTTCTTTATTCTTATTACTATGATGAATCTGGTGAAGCTCTGGAGTGATAAATACAAGACCTAAAAATTTACTTAAATTTTGATTTAATTTGGAATTGGAATGTCCAAAGATTGCAAATGTTACAAGAATAGTTTCAAAGAGGAAGTAGTTCTTCAAACTGATGCCAAGTAATATACAAAGACTTACTTTATAAAAAAGAGATAAAATAAGTTCGATTGGATGAAATCGAATCGCCGATGAACAATCCAATAAAGTATCGCTGTGATGAACTCGATGAAGACGCCATAGAAAATTTATTTCATGCGTGAGATAGTGCTGCAGCCAAACAAAAAAATCAAGAAGAAGTAGACTTATAATTGTCTCGATTATTGAGTGTAAACGAAACAATTGTAAAAGCCCTATTTCATAAATTTCAAAGACTCCAATAATTACAGGAACTAGAAAAATTAAAATAATCTTTGTCAAAAAATATAATGATAAGTTTGTAACATAATGAGACAAACTTTCTTTCAAAGTCGTCTTATGAATTGGTTTAACAAGCTCATAGATAACAAGGATTAAACCAAGGCTATAAGGTAAGTATTTTACCGAGTCCATTAATTATTTTATACCTTCGACACATTTAAGGGCCTTTCTAAAATGCGGTCCTTTCATTTTACTTCGATACTTTTTGACAAAATTTTCAACCTTCCATTTTTCATTTTCAATTATATAGTCTGCTAATAGGTGCGAAACGATAAAAATTGAGGCCAGTGGTGTGATGCGTTTATTATCAATTCCAGCAGGAAAACCACTACCATCAGGCATCTCGTGATGTTGTTCTATTATCGTGTGAACATCTTGTGGAATATCATTCTTATGCTCAATGAGTGTCTTACTTGCCAGAGGATGAAGATTAACAAGTTTCTTTGCATCTTGTGAAAGAGAATCATCACTTTCAAATTCTGCCTTTGTTTTATATTGAGCAAGTTTTGAACTATCTCCAAGGGAAATATCATGAAGATATGAAGCATAGATAAACTTTTCAAGTGTCTGTTCACTCCCCCAGTCCATTTGCGTAGCGATCCCTGTTGATATATTAATAAGTAAACCAATATGGGTCATCAGATAAGGATCATCTTTCGTCGCCTTAAGCTTTTTAAAAAGTTCTGAGAGCTTTGGATTTCGTTGAACCTTATCGAGAAACTTTGTAACTTTGCGATCAAGGTCTTGAATCTTAAATGGAGCTGTGACGGCAGGATTGAAAACATCGAGAAAAACTTTTTCGTTATTAAATTCTATTTCTACCTTACGTACCTCATCACCTTCAGGAAGTGGATTTTCACGCTCCTTATGGGCCGGAGTCTCTGGTTCATCAGAAATAAGATTTAAATCTGAATTTGATTTCGATCGTTTTGAACTTCCAACTGCGACCAGAACTTGCGCTTGAAGATCACCTGGCTTGAATGGCTTTGCAAGAATACCAGCGAATTTATCTCTAAATTTTTCTTTAAAATCCTCATTAATAAGACCACTCATAATAATAACTGGTGTTTCAGCATTGTCCCCAGGATTGTATTCTTTCATCATTTTGACAATTTCTGCCCCATTAGAACCAGAGATATCTATGTCGATTAAGACACAATCAAATTGTCTTTCGAAAAGAGCATCCTTTGCCATATCAACAGTATTGGCCTTGACAATAATTTGAAAGTCATCAACTAAGCACTCCTCAACTAAATCGAGAAGTAACACTTCATCATCAATGACTAGAATAGACTTTTGCTTCATTATTCTATTTTAGGCGAAATATTAAATTCCAACAACTTATGTAAAAAAGTTAAATAATTTCCAGTAAATAACCGATAAAATCACTATGAGAATCTCACTAATTTTGACTTTATTTGTAATTTCAAGCTGTTCGACCTTCAACTATGGAACTAGATCGCAAAGGGCTCCTGCGAGTTTTAGCGTCTCCAGTTGTTTCAAATCAATAGGATCATTTCTTAATAGTATTGGAAAGTCCAAGCTTGAGTTAGCACTAGATAAACTGGAGTCAAACTCCTTAAGATTAGCAGATCGTGAAATATTAAGAGATCAAGCAAGTCAGATTCCATATCTTCAAGAACGCGAGAAATTTATTAAAGAGATTACTGAGTCAGAAATTATCTCAGATGATAATAAGAATCTCATCAATCTCTATATTAGACAAAAAAGCTCAAAGAAAGCATATCTTCAAAAAGAACTATATAGGCCAAAATATTTTGGAGGAGATGAAAACTTTCCTCTCACATTTGGTTTAGAGTTCGAACTTAAGATTTCAGAAAATCCAAATATCGTAAATGATTATCGAGTGACAGCTATAAGCGAACAAAAATGGTTACAGATGTCTTTTGAAGAAAGAAAGAAGGCAGCTATCAAGGCGCAAAAAGAAGCAACAGATATCGACCATATTCTAACAAGATTATCCTCTGCTGATCCAAGATTACCTGAGGGACTTTTCATTGAGCCCCATGGAACAATTGAAGGTAATGGAATGGTCTTTGAAAATCTTGGAGATTTTAGAGAGTTTCTTGATTTCTACGTTGAACGTTTTGGGGCCTCGTCTTTTCAGGCCCATCTTGTCACCAAGTCACAAGCTGACCTCAAAGGAATGACGGGCTATACAATTTTTGAATATGAGAAGGCTCAGCTAAAAACTTTGGAAAAAAGTTATGATCGTTTCTTAAAAGACAATAAGGCAACTCCGGCCTCTAATCTTGTTCACCATTCTCTTGGTCCAATTGATGAAACAATACGTGCAAAGATGCTTGTTTACGAAAATGATATCGCGGCTGGAGAGACCGACTTTTTGGCCAATGGGACCAAATCTATCTATGCTCCATCATTTCGAAATAATTCCCCATATGGAGAAGGACTGATGGGATTTGAATTAAGACAGTTTCATAAGAGATATAACGATATGTTCAGCTCTCTTAGAGAACTTGCCGAAGAATTTGAAACAAGTGGTAACCTTGAAAGATATAATGAC
Protein-coding sequences here:
- a CDS encoding response regulator produces the protein MKQKSILVIDDEVLLLDLVEECLVDDFQIIVKANTVDMAKDALFERQFDCVLIDIDISGSNGAEIVKMMKEYNPGDNAETPVIIMSGLINEDFKEKFRDKFAGILAKPFKPGDLQAQVLVAVGSSKRSKSNSDLNLISDEPETPAHKERENPLPEGDEVRKVEIEFNNEKVFLDVFNPAVTAPFKIQDLDRKVTKFLDKVQRNPKLSELFKKLKATKDDPYLMTHIGLLINISTGIATQMDWGSEQTLEKFIYASYLHDISLGDSSKLAQYKTKAEFESDDSLSQDAKKLVNLHPLASKTLIEHKNDIPQDVHTIIEQHHEMPDGSGFPAGIDNKRITPLASIFIVSHLLADYIIENEKWKVENFVKKYRSKMKGPHFRKALKCVEGIK
- a CDS encoding sterol desaturase family protein codes for the protein MDSVKYLPYSLGLILVIYELVKPIHKTTLKESLSHYVTNLSLYFLTKIILIFLVPVIIGVFEIYEIGLLQLFRLHSIIETIISLLLLDFFVWLQHYLTHEINFLWRLHRVHHSDTLLDCSSAIRFHPIELILSLFYKVSLCILLGISLKNYFLFETILVTFAIFGHSNSKLNQNLSKFLGLVFITPELHQIHHSNKNKEMNSNFGTIFNIWDRLFGKFLETKDIENNFKLGLNGVERKKAQSLSFLFTYPFK